In a single window of the Equus quagga isolate Etosha38 chromosome 7, UCLA_HA_Equagga_1.0, whole genome shotgun sequence genome:
- the MLXIPL gene encoding carbohydrate-responsive element-binding protein isoform X5 gives MAGALAGLAAGLQGQRVVPCPDSDSDTDSEGPSIRRSASVLLRSQVIHSGHFMVSSPHSDSLTRRRDQEGPVGLADFGPRSIDPTLTRLFECMSLAYSGKLVSPKWKNFKGLKLLCRDKIRLNNAIWRAWYIQYVERRKSPVCGFVTPLQGPEADEHRKPEAVVLEGNYWKRRIEVVMREYHKWRIYYKKRLRKSSREGDLLAPKQAEGGWQPPERWCEQLFSSVVPVLLGGPEEDPDTRQLLDLDCFLSDISDTLFTMTQPSPKPLQLPPEDAYVGNADMIQPDLTPLQPSLDDFMEISDFFTNYRPPQTPMPSNFPEPPSFSPMADSPFSSGILGSEVPPASSAMTHLSGHNRLQARSSCPGPLDSSAFLSSDFLLPEDPKPKLPAPPPPTPLLEYSTPAKGPGLEPCPPPHFPPMAPPPAVLQEESLFSPRFSFPTVPPAPGVSPLPAPTAFPLAPHSTPSSFPLLPSGYPEPPPGPHFTVPQGLRPRGKPPTPSSRGQKPSPRTLAPATASPTATAGGNNPCLTQLLTAAKPEQALEPPLVSSTLLRPPGSPVRWPALGGGGEPRGFTPTLRPSPPQQETVPEFPCTFFPPTPAPTPPRPPPGPATLAPPRPLIVPKVERLSPPAPSGGERRLSGELSSMPGPGTLSVRISPPQPILSRGRPDNNKVAPSPHPKICVHPQGLPHSLLGSPYSLSALKTESRRITHISAEQKRRFNIKLGFDTLHGLVSTLSAQPSLKMSKATTLQKTAEYIAMLQQERAAMQEEAQQLRDQIEELNAAINLCQQQLPATGVPITHQRFDQMRDMFDDYVRARTLHNWKFWVFSILIRPLFESFNGMVSTASLQSLRQTSLAWLDQYCSLPALRPTVLNSLRQLSTSTSILTDPGCIPEQATRAVTEGTLGNPL, from the exons ATGGCTGGAGCGCTGGCAGGTCTGGCCGCGGGCTTGCAGGGCCAGCGGGTCGTCCCCTGCCCGGACTCGGACTCTGACACAGACTCGGAGGGTCCGAGTATCCGGCGCAGCGCGAGCGTGCTGCTCCGCTCGCAGGTCATCCACAGCGGTCACTTCATGGTGTCGTCGCCGCACAGCGACTCGCTGACCCGGCGGCGCGACCAGGAGGGGCCCGTGGGGCTCGCCGACTTCGGGCCGCGCAGCATCGACCCCACACTCACCCGCCTCTTCGAGTGCATGAGCCTGGCCTACAG CGGCAAGCTGGTCTCCCCCAAGTGGAAGAATTTCAAAGGGCTGAAGCTGCTCTGCCGAGACAAGATCCGCCTCAACAACGCCATCTGGAGGGCCTGGTATATCCAGT ATGTGGAGCGGAGGAAGAGCCCCGTGTGTGGCTTCGTGACCCCCCTGCAGGGGCCTGAGGCTGATGAGCACCGGAAACCGGAG GCCGTGGTCCTGGAGGGGAATTACTGGAAGCGGCGCATCGAGGTGGTGATGCGCGAGTACCACAAGTGGCGCATCTACTACAAGAAGCGG CTCCGTAAGTCCAGCAGAGAAGGGGATCTCCTGGCCCCCAAGCAG GCGGAAGGCGGGTGGCAGCCACCGGAGCGATGGTGCGAGCAGCTCTTCTCCAGCGTGGTGCCCGTGCTGCTGGGGGGCCCGGAGGAGGATCCCGACACGCGGCAGCTTCTGGACCTCGATTGCTTTTTGTCCGACATCTCCGACACACTCTTCACCATGACTCAGCCCAGCCCGAAGCCCCTGCAGCTGCCCCCAGAGGACG CCTACGTCGGCAATGCTGACATGATCCAGCCAGACCTGACACCTCTGCAGCCCAGCCTGGATGACTTCATGGAGATCTCAG ATTTCTTCACCAACTACCGCCCCCCACAGACGCCCATGCCTTCAAACTTCCCAGAGCCCCCCAGCTTCAGCCCCATGGCCGACTCCCCCTTCAGCAGTGGGATCCTGGGTTCAGAGGTGCCCCCTGCCTCCTCAGCCATGACCCACCTCTCAGGGCATAACCGCCTGCAG GCTCGGAGCAGCTGCCCTGGCCCCCTGGACTCCAGTGCCTTCCTGAGCTCTGATTTCCTCCTTCCTGAAGACCCCAAGCCCaagctcccagcccctcccccacccacacccctccTCGAATACTCTACCCCTGCCAAAGGGCCTGGCCTGGagccctgtcccccaccccacttccctcCCATGGCTCCGCCCCCTGCTGTGCTTCAGGAAgagtctctcttctctcccagatTCTCCTTCCCTACTGTCCCTCCTGCCCCGGGAGTGTCCCCACTGCCTGCTCCCACTGCCTTCCCACTTGCCCCACattccaccccctcctcctttccccttctcccctctgggtATCCGGAGCCCCCACCGGGGCCTCACTTCACAGTGCCCCAAGGCCTGCGGCCCAGAGGcaagccccccaccccatcctctaGGGGGCAGAAGCCCAGCCCCCGCACCTTGGCCCCTGCCACTGCCAGCcccactgccactgctgggggcAACAACCCCTGCCTCACACAGCTACTCACAGCAG CCAAGCCTGAGCAAGCCCTGGAGCCACCACTTGTGTCCAGCACACTCCTTCGGCCCCCAGGGTCCCCGGTAAGATGGCCGGCACTGGGAGGTGGGGGCGAGCCCCGGGGCTTCACCCCAACTCTCCGCCCTTCTCCACCCCAGCAGGAGACGGTCCCTGAGTTCCCCTGCACCTTCTTTCCCCCGACCCCGGCCCCTACACCACCCCGGCCACCTCCTggcccagccacactggcccctcccaggcccctgaTTGTCCCCAAAGTGGAGCGGCTCTCGCCTCCAGCACCCAGCG GAGGTGAGCGGCGGCTGTCTGGGGAGCTCAGCTCCATGCCAGGCCCGGGAACTCTGAGCGTCCGCATCTCTCCCCCTCAACCCATCCTAAGCCGGGGCCGTCCAGACAACAACAAGGTGGCaccatccccccaccccaagatTTGTGTGCACCCCCAGGGCCTCCCGCACTCCCTCCTAGGCTCACCCTACTCGCTGTCTGCCCTCAAGACTGAGAGCCGGCGCATCACACACATCTCTGCGGAGCAGAAGCGGCGCTTCAATATCAAGCTGGGATTTGACACCCTGCACGGGCTGGTGAGCACGCTcagtgcccagcccagcctcaAG ATGAGCAAAGCCACCACACTGCAGAAGACGGCCGAGTATATCGCCATGCTGCAGCAGGAGCGGGCAGCCATGCAGGAGGAGGCCCAGCAGCTGCGGGACCAGATCGAGGAGCTCAACGCTGCCATTAA CCTGTGCCAGCAGCAGCTGCCTGCCACCGGGGTGCCCATCACACACCAGCGTTTCGACCAGATGCGAGACATGTTTGATGACTATGTCCGGGCCCGCACACTGCACAACTGGAAGTTCTGGGTG TTCAGCATCCTCATCCGGCCTCTGTTCGAGTCTTTCAACGGGATGGTGTCCACGGCAAGCTTGCAGAGCCTCCGCCAGACTTCGCTGGCCTGGCTGGACCAGTACTGCTCTCTGCCTGCTCTCCGACCAA ctgTCCTGAACTCCCTACGCCAGCTGAGCACATCCACCAGTATCCTGACGGACCCGGGCTGTATACCCGAGCAAGCCACACGGGCGGTCACAGAGGGCACCCTTGGCAACCCTTTATAG
- the MLXIPL gene encoding carbohydrate-responsive element-binding protein isoform X7: MAGALAGLAAGLQGQRVVPCPDSDSDTDSEGPSIRRSASVLLRSQVIHSGHFMVSSPHSDSLTRRRDQEGPVGLADFGPRSIDPTLTRLFECMSLAYSGKLVSPKWKNFKGLKLLCRDKIRLNNAIWRAWYIQYVERRKSPVCGFVTPLQGPEADEHRKPEAVVLEGNYWKRRIEVVMREYHKWRIYYKKRLRKSSREGDLLAPKQAEGGWQPPERWCEQLFSSVVPVLLGGPEEDPDTRQLLDLDCFLSDISDTLFTMTQPSPKPLQLPPEDAYVGNADMIQPDLTPLQPSLDDFMEISDFFTNYRPPQTPMPSNFPEPPSFSPMADSPFSSGILGSEVPPASSAMTHLSGHNRLQARSSCPGPLDSSAFLSSDFLLPEDPKPKLPAPPPPTPLLEYSTPAKGPGLEPCPPPHFPPMAPPPAVLQEESLFSPRFSFPTVPPAPGVSPLPAPTAFPLAPHSTPSSFPLLPSGYPEPPPGPHFTVPQGLRPRGKPPTPSSRGQKPSPRTLAPATASPTATAGGNNPCLTQLLTAAKPEQALEPPLVSSTLLRPPGSPQETVPEFPCTFFPPTPAPTPPRPPPGPATLAPPRPLIVPKVERLSPPAPSGGERRLSGELSSMPGPGTLSVRISPPQPILSRGRPDNNKTESRRITHISAEQKRRFNIKLGFDTLHGLVSTLSAQPSLKMSKATTLQKTAEYIAMLQQERAAMQEEAQQLRDQIEELNAAINLCQQQLPATGVPITHQRFDQMRDMFDDYVRARTLHNWKFWVFSILIRPLFESFNGMVSTASLQSLRQTSLAWLDQYCSLPALRPTVLNSLRQLSTSTSILTDPGCIPEQATRAVTEGTLGNPL, encoded by the exons ATGGCTGGAGCGCTGGCAGGTCTGGCCGCGGGCTTGCAGGGCCAGCGGGTCGTCCCCTGCCCGGACTCGGACTCTGACACAGACTCGGAGGGTCCGAGTATCCGGCGCAGCGCGAGCGTGCTGCTCCGCTCGCAGGTCATCCACAGCGGTCACTTCATGGTGTCGTCGCCGCACAGCGACTCGCTGACCCGGCGGCGCGACCAGGAGGGGCCCGTGGGGCTCGCCGACTTCGGGCCGCGCAGCATCGACCCCACACTCACCCGCCTCTTCGAGTGCATGAGCCTGGCCTACAG CGGCAAGCTGGTCTCCCCCAAGTGGAAGAATTTCAAAGGGCTGAAGCTGCTCTGCCGAGACAAGATCCGCCTCAACAACGCCATCTGGAGGGCCTGGTATATCCAGT ATGTGGAGCGGAGGAAGAGCCCCGTGTGTGGCTTCGTGACCCCCCTGCAGGGGCCTGAGGCTGATGAGCACCGGAAACCGGAG GCCGTGGTCCTGGAGGGGAATTACTGGAAGCGGCGCATCGAGGTGGTGATGCGCGAGTACCACAAGTGGCGCATCTACTACAAGAAGCGG CTCCGTAAGTCCAGCAGAGAAGGGGATCTCCTGGCCCCCAAGCAG GCGGAAGGCGGGTGGCAGCCACCGGAGCGATGGTGCGAGCAGCTCTTCTCCAGCGTGGTGCCCGTGCTGCTGGGGGGCCCGGAGGAGGATCCCGACACGCGGCAGCTTCTGGACCTCGATTGCTTTTTGTCCGACATCTCCGACACACTCTTCACCATGACTCAGCCCAGCCCGAAGCCCCTGCAGCTGCCCCCAGAGGACG CCTACGTCGGCAATGCTGACATGATCCAGCCAGACCTGACACCTCTGCAGCCCAGCCTGGATGACTTCATGGAGATCTCAG ATTTCTTCACCAACTACCGCCCCCCACAGACGCCCATGCCTTCAAACTTCCCAGAGCCCCCCAGCTTCAGCCCCATGGCCGACTCCCCCTTCAGCAGTGGGATCCTGGGTTCAGAGGTGCCCCCTGCCTCCTCAGCCATGACCCACCTCTCAGGGCATAACCGCCTGCAG GCTCGGAGCAGCTGCCCTGGCCCCCTGGACTCCAGTGCCTTCCTGAGCTCTGATTTCCTCCTTCCTGAAGACCCCAAGCCCaagctcccagcccctcccccacccacacccctccTCGAATACTCTACCCCTGCCAAAGGGCCTGGCCTGGagccctgtcccccaccccacttccctcCCATGGCTCCGCCCCCTGCTGTGCTTCAGGAAgagtctctcttctctcccagatTCTCCTTCCCTACTGTCCCTCCTGCCCCGGGAGTGTCCCCACTGCCTGCTCCCACTGCCTTCCCACTTGCCCCACattccaccccctcctcctttccccttctcccctctgggtATCCGGAGCCCCCACCGGGGCCTCACTTCACAGTGCCCCAAGGCCTGCGGCCCAGAGGcaagccccccaccccatcctctaGGGGGCAGAAGCCCAGCCCCCGCACCTTGGCCCCTGCCACTGCCAGCcccactgccactgctgggggcAACAACCCCTGCCTCACACAGCTACTCACAGCAG CCAAGCCTGAGCAAGCCCTGGAGCCACCACTTGTGTCCAGCACACTCCTTCGGCCCCCAGGGTCCCCG CAGGAGACGGTCCCTGAGTTCCCCTGCACCTTCTTTCCCCCGACCCCGGCCCCTACACCACCCCGGCCACCTCCTggcccagccacactggcccctcccaggcccctgaTTGTCCCCAAAGTGGAGCGGCTCTCGCCTCCAGCACCCAGCG GAGGTGAGCGGCGGCTGTCTGGGGAGCTCAGCTCCATGCCAGGCCCGGGAACTCTGAGCGTCCGCATCTCTCCCCCTCAACCCATCCTAAGCCGGGGCCGTCCAGACAACAACAAG ACTGAGAGCCGGCGCATCACACACATCTCTGCGGAGCAGAAGCGGCGCTTCAATATCAAGCTGGGATTTGACACCCTGCACGGGCTGGTGAGCACGCTcagtgcccagcccagcctcaAG ATGAGCAAAGCCACCACACTGCAGAAGACGGCCGAGTATATCGCCATGCTGCAGCAGGAGCGGGCAGCCATGCAGGAGGAGGCCCAGCAGCTGCGGGACCAGATCGAGGAGCTCAACGCTGCCATTAA CCTGTGCCAGCAGCAGCTGCCTGCCACCGGGGTGCCCATCACACACCAGCGTTTCGACCAGATGCGAGACATGTTTGATGACTATGTCCGGGCCCGCACACTGCACAACTGGAAGTTCTGGGTG TTCAGCATCCTCATCCGGCCTCTGTTCGAGTCTTTCAACGGGATGGTGTCCACGGCAAGCTTGCAGAGCCTCCGCCAGACTTCGCTGGCCTGGCTGGACCAGTACTGCTCTCTGCCTGCTCTCCGACCAA ctgTCCTGAACTCCCTACGCCAGCTGAGCACATCCACCAGTATCCTGACGGACCCGGGCTGTATACCCGAGCAAGCCACACGGGCGGTCACAGAGGGCACCCTTGGCAACCCTTTATAG
- the MLXIPL gene encoding carbohydrate-responsive element-binding protein isoform X8 — MREYHKWRIYYKKRLRKSSREGDLLAPKQAEGGWQPPERWCEQLFSSVVPVLLGGPEEDPDTRQLLDLDCFLSDISDTLFTMTQPSPKPLQLPPEDAYVGNADMIQPDLTPLQPSLDDFMEISDFFTNYRPPQTPMPSNFPEPPSFSPMADSPFSSGILGSEVPPASSAMTHLSGHNRLQCPVQSSAKAGGCRGGRKGQLSPLLSICPPNQARSSCPGPLDSSAFLSSDFLLPEDPKPKLPAPPPPTPLLEYSTPAKGPGLEPCPPPHFPPMAPPPAVLQEESLFSPRFSFPTVPPAPGVSPLPAPTAFPLAPHSTPSSFPLLPSGYPEPPPGPHFTVPQGLRPRGKPPTPSSRGQKPSPRTLAPATASPTATAGGNNPCLTQLLTAAKPEQALEPPLVSSTLLRPPGSPVRWPALGGGGEPRGFTPTLRPSPPQQETVPEFPCTFFPPTPAPTPPRPPPGPATLAPPRPLIVPKVERLSPPAPSGGERRLSGELSSMPGPGTLSVRISPPQPILSRGRPDNNKVAPSPHPKICVHPQGLPHSLLGSPYSLSALKTESRRITHISAEQKRRFNIKLGFDTLHGLVSTLSAQPSLKMSKATTLQKTAEYIAMLQQERAAMQEEAQQLRDQIEELNAAINLCQQQLPATGVPITHQRFDQMRDMFDDYVRARTLHNWKFWVFSILIRPLFESFNGMVSTASLQSLRQTSLAWLDQYCSLPALRPTVLNSLRQLSTSTSILTDPGCIPEQATRAVTEGTLGNPL; from the exons ATGCGCGAGTACCACAAGTGGCGCATCTACTACAAGAAGCGG CTCCGTAAGTCCAGCAGAGAAGGGGATCTCCTGGCCCCCAAGCAG GCGGAAGGCGGGTGGCAGCCACCGGAGCGATGGTGCGAGCAGCTCTTCTCCAGCGTGGTGCCCGTGCTGCTGGGGGGCCCGGAGGAGGATCCCGACACGCGGCAGCTTCTGGACCTCGATTGCTTTTTGTCCGACATCTCCGACACACTCTTCACCATGACTCAGCCCAGCCCGAAGCCCCTGCAGCTGCCCCCAGAGGACG CCTACGTCGGCAATGCTGACATGATCCAGCCAGACCTGACACCTCTGCAGCCCAGCCTGGATGACTTCATGGAGATCTCAG ATTTCTTCACCAACTACCGCCCCCCACAGACGCCCATGCCTTCAAACTTCCCAGAGCCCCCCAGCTTCAGCCCCATGGCCGACTCCCCCTTCAGCAGTGGGATCCTGGGTTCAGAGGTGCCCCCTGCCTCCTCAGCCATGACCCACCTCTCAGGGCATAACCGCCTGCAG tGCCCAGTCCAGAGCTCAGCCAAAGCAGGAGGCTGCCGGGGTGGCCGCAAAGGCCAGCTTTCTCCCCTGCTCTCTATCTGTCCTCCCAACCAGGCTCGGAGCAGCTGCCCTGGCCCCCTGGACTCCAGTGCCTTCCTGAGCTCTGATTTCCTCCTTCCTGAAGACCCCAAGCCCaagctcccagcccctcccccacccacacccctccTCGAATACTCTACCCCTGCCAAAGGGCCTGGCCTGGagccctgtcccccaccccacttccctcCCATGGCTCCGCCCCCTGCTGTGCTTCAGGAAgagtctctcttctctcccagatTCTCCTTCCCTACTGTCCCTCCTGCCCCGGGAGTGTCCCCACTGCCTGCTCCCACTGCCTTCCCACTTGCCCCACattccaccccctcctcctttccccttctcccctctgggtATCCGGAGCCCCCACCGGGGCCTCACTTCACAGTGCCCCAAGGCCTGCGGCCCAGAGGcaagccccccaccccatcctctaGGGGGCAGAAGCCCAGCCCCCGCACCTTGGCCCCTGCCACTGCCAGCcccactgccactgctgggggcAACAACCCCTGCCTCACACAGCTACTCACAGCAG CCAAGCCTGAGCAAGCCCTGGAGCCACCACTTGTGTCCAGCACACTCCTTCGGCCCCCAGGGTCCCCGGTAAGATGGCCGGCACTGGGAGGTGGGGGCGAGCCCCGGGGCTTCACCCCAACTCTCCGCCCTTCTCCACCCCAGCAGGAGACGGTCCCTGAGTTCCCCTGCACCTTCTTTCCCCCGACCCCGGCCCCTACACCACCCCGGCCACCTCCTggcccagccacactggcccctcccaggcccctgaTTGTCCCCAAAGTGGAGCGGCTCTCGCCTCCAGCACCCAGCG GAGGTGAGCGGCGGCTGTCTGGGGAGCTCAGCTCCATGCCAGGCCCGGGAACTCTGAGCGTCCGCATCTCTCCCCCTCAACCCATCCTAAGCCGGGGCCGTCCAGACAACAACAAGGTGGCaccatccccccaccccaagatTTGTGTGCACCCCCAGGGCCTCCCGCACTCCCTCCTAGGCTCACCCTACTCGCTGTCTGCCCTCAAGACTGAGAGCCGGCGCATCACACACATCTCTGCGGAGCAGAAGCGGCGCTTCAATATCAAGCTGGGATTTGACACCCTGCACGGGCTGGTGAGCACGCTcagtgcccagcccagcctcaAG ATGAGCAAAGCCACCACACTGCAGAAGACGGCCGAGTATATCGCCATGCTGCAGCAGGAGCGGGCAGCCATGCAGGAGGAGGCCCAGCAGCTGCGGGACCAGATCGAGGAGCTCAACGCTGCCATTAA CCTGTGCCAGCAGCAGCTGCCTGCCACCGGGGTGCCCATCACACACCAGCGTTTCGACCAGATGCGAGACATGTTTGATGACTATGTCCGGGCCCGCACACTGCACAACTGGAAGTTCTGGGTG TTCAGCATCCTCATCCGGCCTCTGTTCGAGTCTTTCAACGGGATGGTGTCCACGGCAAGCTTGCAGAGCCTCCGCCAGACTTCGCTGGCCTGGCTGGACCAGTACTGCTCTCTGCCTGCTCTCCGACCAA ctgTCCTGAACTCCCTACGCCAGCTGAGCACATCCACCAGTATCCTGACGGACCCGGGCTGTATACCCGAGCAAGCCACACGGGCGGTCACAGAGGGCACCCTTGGCAACCCTTTATAG
- the MLXIPL gene encoding carbohydrate-responsive element-binding protein isoform X6, whose translation MAGALAGLAAGLQGQRVVPCPDSDSDTDSEGPSIRRSASVLLRSQVIHSGHFMVSSPHSDSLTRRRDQEGPVGLADFGPRSIDPTLTRLFECMSLAYSGKLVSPKWKNFKGLKLLCRDKIRLNNAIWRAWYIQYVERRKSPVCGFVTPLQGPEADEHRKPEAVVLEGNYWKRRIEVVMREYHKWRIYYKKRLRKSSREGDLLAPKQAEGGWQPPERWCEQLFSSVVPVLLGGPEEDPDTRQLLDLDCFLSDISDTLFTMTQPSPKPLQLPPEDAYVGNADMIQPDLTPLQPSLDDFMEISDFFTNYRPPQTPMPSNFPEPPSFSPMADSPFSSGILGSEVPPASSAMTHLSGHNRLQARSSCPGPLDSSAFLSSDFLLPEDPKPKLPAPPPPTPLLEYSTPAKGPGLEPCPPPHFPPMAPPPAVLQEESLFSPRFSFPTVPPAPGVSPLPAPTAFPLAPHSTPSSFPLLPSGYPEPPPGPHFTVPQGLRPRGKPPTPSSRGQKPSPRTLAPATASPTATAGGNNPCLTQLLTAAKPEQALEPPLVSSTLLRPPGSPQETVPEFPCTFFPPTPAPTPPRPPPGPATLAPPRPLIVPKVERLSPPAPSGGERRLSGELSSMPGPGTLSVRISPPQPILSRGRPDNNKVAPSPHPKICVHPQGLPHSLLGSPYSLSALKTESRRITHISAEQKRRFNIKLGFDTLHGLVSTLSAQPSLKMSKATTLQKTAEYIAMLQQERAAMQEEAQQLRDQIEELNAAINLCQQQLPATGVPITHQRFDQMRDMFDDYVRARTLHNWKFWVFSILIRPLFESFNGMVSTASLQSLRQTSLAWLDQYCSLPALRPTVLNSLRQLSTSTSILTDPGCIPEQATRAVTEGTLGNPL comes from the exons ATGGCTGGAGCGCTGGCAGGTCTGGCCGCGGGCTTGCAGGGCCAGCGGGTCGTCCCCTGCCCGGACTCGGACTCTGACACAGACTCGGAGGGTCCGAGTATCCGGCGCAGCGCGAGCGTGCTGCTCCGCTCGCAGGTCATCCACAGCGGTCACTTCATGGTGTCGTCGCCGCACAGCGACTCGCTGACCCGGCGGCGCGACCAGGAGGGGCCCGTGGGGCTCGCCGACTTCGGGCCGCGCAGCATCGACCCCACACTCACCCGCCTCTTCGAGTGCATGAGCCTGGCCTACAG CGGCAAGCTGGTCTCCCCCAAGTGGAAGAATTTCAAAGGGCTGAAGCTGCTCTGCCGAGACAAGATCCGCCTCAACAACGCCATCTGGAGGGCCTGGTATATCCAGT ATGTGGAGCGGAGGAAGAGCCCCGTGTGTGGCTTCGTGACCCCCCTGCAGGGGCCTGAGGCTGATGAGCACCGGAAACCGGAG GCCGTGGTCCTGGAGGGGAATTACTGGAAGCGGCGCATCGAGGTGGTGATGCGCGAGTACCACAAGTGGCGCATCTACTACAAGAAGCGG CTCCGTAAGTCCAGCAGAGAAGGGGATCTCCTGGCCCCCAAGCAG GCGGAAGGCGGGTGGCAGCCACCGGAGCGATGGTGCGAGCAGCTCTTCTCCAGCGTGGTGCCCGTGCTGCTGGGGGGCCCGGAGGAGGATCCCGACACGCGGCAGCTTCTGGACCTCGATTGCTTTTTGTCCGACATCTCCGACACACTCTTCACCATGACTCAGCCCAGCCCGAAGCCCCTGCAGCTGCCCCCAGAGGACG CCTACGTCGGCAATGCTGACATGATCCAGCCAGACCTGACACCTCTGCAGCCCAGCCTGGATGACTTCATGGAGATCTCAG ATTTCTTCACCAACTACCGCCCCCCACAGACGCCCATGCCTTCAAACTTCCCAGAGCCCCCCAGCTTCAGCCCCATGGCCGACTCCCCCTTCAGCAGTGGGATCCTGGGTTCAGAGGTGCCCCCTGCCTCCTCAGCCATGACCCACCTCTCAGGGCATAACCGCCTGCAG GCTCGGAGCAGCTGCCCTGGCCCCCTGGACTCCAGTGCCTTCCTGAGCTCTGATTTCCTCCTTCCTGAAGACCCCAAGCCCaagctcccagcccctcccccacccacacccctccTCGAATACTCTACCCCTGCCAAAGGGCCTGGCCTGGagccctgtcccccaccccacttccctcCCATGGCTCCGCCCCCTGCTGTGCTTCAGGAAgagtctctcttctctcccagatTCTCCTTCCCTACTGTCCCTCCTGCCCCGGGAGTGTCCCCACTGCCTGCTCCCACTGCCTTCCCACTTGCCCCACattccaccccctcctcctttccccttctcccctctgggtATCCGGAGCCCCCACCGGGGCCTCACTTCACAGTGCCCCAAGGCCTGCGGCCCAGAGGcaagccccccaccccatcctctaGGGGGCAGAAGCCCAGCCCCCGCACCTTGGCCCCTGCCACTGCCAGCcccactgccactgctgggggcAACAACCCCTGCCTCACACAGCTACTCACAGCAG CCAAGCCTGAGCAAGCCCTGGAGCCACCACTTGTGTCCAGCACACTCCTTCGGCCCCCAGGGTCCCCG CAGGAGACGGTCCCTGAGTTCCCCTGCACCTTCTTTCCCCCGACCCCGGCCCCTACACCACCCCGGCCACCTCCTggcccagccacactggcccctcccaggcccctgaTTGTCCCCAAAGTGGAGCGGCTCTCGCCTCCAGCACCCAGCG GAGGTGAGCGGCGGCTGTCTGGGGAGCTCAGCTCCATGCCAGGCCCGGGAACTCTGAGCGTCCGCATCTCTCCCCCTCAACCCATCCTAAGCCGGGGCCGTCCAGACAACAACAAGGTGGCaccatccccccaccccaagatTTGTGTGCACCCCCAGGGCCTCCCGCACTCCCTCCTAGGCTCACCCTACTCGCTGTCTGCCCTCAAGACTGAGAGCCGGCGCATCACACACATCTCTGCGGAGCAGAAGCGGCGCTTCAATATCAAGCTGGGATTTGACACCCTGCACGGGCTGGTGAGCACGCTcagtgcccagcccagcctcaAG ATGAGCAAAGCCACCACACTGCAGAAGACGGCCGAGTATATCGCCATGCTGCAGCAGGAGCGGGCAGCCATGCAGGAGGAGGCCCAGCAGCTGCGGGACCAGATCGAGGAGCTCAACGCTGCCATTAA CCTGTGCCAGCAGCAGCTGCCTGCCACCGGGGTGCCCATCACACACCAGCGTTTCGACCAGATGCGAGACATGTTTGATGACTATGTCCGGGCCCGCACACTGCACAACTGGAAGTTCTGGGTG TTCAGCATCCTCATCCGGCCTCTGTTCGAGTCTTTCAACGGGATGGTGTCCACGGCAAGCTTGCAGAGCCTCCGCCAGACTTCGCTGGCCTGGCTGGACCAGTACTGCTCTCTGCCTGCTCTCCGACCAA ctgTCCTGAACTCCCTACGCCAGCTGAGCACATCCACCAGTATCCTGACGGACCCGGGCTGTATACCCGAGCAAGCCACACGGGCGGTCACAGAGGGCACCCTTGGCAACCCTTTATAG